A section of the Festucalex cinctus isolate MCC-2025b chromosome 9, RoL_Fcin_1.0, whole genome shotgun sequence genome encodes:
- the LOC144026275 gene encoding uncharacterized protein LOC144026275: MEPVLDAQSASESAFFRRRRPSSAFSVPASEDYLRELHACWRDPGALSHPSADGRDLASMHDAASVGLDRMPAVEPAVASLIVSPEETLRPSVRCPRPQCRVTDDLLTRAYGAGARAGRIGNSLAYLMLALSTSLQADGVEAAVSFSDAALQAFALMTREHGRLMSFLVQARRQVWLAQSPLSEASRRALRGVPVEPGELFGSAAVGLGHALLFIAFLSPGLPRLMAPGDPRRGPLGTFAPLPACLQGNHGLQAPPTVPLGPLGAGGPGTVALGPAVGHFSHQQLSYWPARASDPWVVSILTHGYELQFRRRPPASWRVRVTHRRPGKSLSSGPGAVRPPGQGRDRGRRPPGTARGLLLDILPCPKEDRCSLAPRVFTRFVEAALAPLQSVGMKVLPYLDDWLLCAPSRAKVIQDTSDLLSRLGIRVNLPKSSLVPSQRTDFIGVTLDTTVMRALPSPHRVDDVLRLLALFRGGRLLPYVACLRLLGKLTSMTAVVPLGLLTLRPLQRWLNGFHLDAKWHRHRRLRVSRRCLLALAPWRERAFLLSGVPLGVAPARRETITTDASLTGWGAVWQHRTAQGSWSVRDRVDHINVLELRAVYLALMHFLPYLSGRHVLIRSDNTTTVFQINRQGGVRSAPLLETSQHLLRWAAPRLASLRATYLPGVRNQLADSLSRRGPPPGEWRLHPEVVRMIWSSFGTEEVDLFASEDSTHCPLWFSLSEATSPLGLDALAQPWPECLLYAFPPLPLIWLRLQRVLQEGHTLLLMAPFWPARTWFPLLRQLCSGEPWRLPDREDLLSQQGGRGWHPDPRRLRVCVWPLRGPNRC; encoded by the exons aTGGAGCCAGTGCTGGAT GCTCAATCGGCGTCTGAGAGCGCTTTCTTCCGGCGCAGGCGCCCTTCCTCGGCCTTTTCTGTCCCCGCATCTGAGGACTATCTGCGGGAACTGCATGCTTGCTGGAGGGATCCTGGGGCTCTCTCCCACCCTTCGGCTGATGGCCGTGATTTAGCATCGATGCACGATGCTGCTAGTGTTGGCTTGGACCGGATGCCTGCTGTGGAGCCAGCTGTCGCGTCCCTCATTGTGTCCCCGGAGGAGACCCTTCGGCCATCTGTGCGATGTCCTCGACCCCAATGTCGTGTGACTGACGACCTTCTCACACGGGCCTATGGCGCTGGTGCACGTGCTGGTCGCATTGGGAACTCTTTGGCTTACCTCATGCTTGCTCTCTCTACATCCCTGCAAGCGGACGGCGTGGAGGCTGCTGTGTCCTTCAGTGATGCAGCCCTCCAGGCTTTTGCCCTCATGACTAGGGAACACGGCCGACTCATGTCCTTCCTAGTGCAGGCGCGCCGCCAGGTGTGGCTAGCGCAGTCCCCCTTGTCGGAGGCCTCTAGGAGGGCCCTCCGTGGTGTTCCTGTGgagccgggggagctttttggttCTGCCGCTGTGG GCCTGGGGCACGCTCTGCTTTTCATCGCTTTCCTCAGCCCCGGCCTGCCGAGGCTTATGGCACCCGGCGACCCCCGCAGAGGCCCGCTGGGGACTTTCGCTCCTCTGCCCGCTTGCCTTCAGGGCAACCACGGGCTGCAGGCCCCACCCACCGTCCCTCTCGGGCCCCTAGGGGCCGGAGGGCCAGGGACTGTGGCCTTGGGGCCGGCCGTcggacatttttcccaccagcagCTCAGTTACTGGCCTGCTCGTGCCTCGGACCCATGGGTGGTCTCCATCTTGACCCACGGGTACGAGCTGCAGTTCCGACGCCGGCCTCCTGCTTCCTGGCGGGTCAGGGTGACTCATCGCCGACCCGGCAAAAGCCTCAGCTCTGGACCAGGAGCTGTCCGCCCTCCTGGCCAAGGACGCGATCGAGGCCGTAGACCCCCTGGCACAGCCCGGGGGCTTCTACTCGACATACTTCCTTGTCCCAAAGAAGACCGGTGCTCCCTCGCTCCGCGGGTCTTCACTCGGTTTGTGGAGGCTGCTCTGGCGCCCCTGCAGTCTGTGGGCATGAAGGTGCTGCCGTACCTCGACGACTGGCTCCTCTGCGCGCCGTCGCGGGCTAAGGTGATCCAGGACACCTCCGACCTCCTGTCTCGGTTGGGTATCAGGGTCAATTTGCCCAAGTCCTCTCTGGTCCCCTCTCAGCGGACGGACTTCATTGGTGTGACGTTGGACACCACGGTTATGAGAGCCCTCCCATCTCCTCACCGAGTCGACGATGTTCTTCGCCTCCTTGCGCTCTTTCGAGGGGGCAGGCTGTTGCCTTACGTCGCCTGCTTGCGGCTTTTGGGCAAGCTGACGTCCATGACGGCTGTGGTCCCATTGGGTCTGCTGACACTGCGCCCACTACAGAGGTGGCTGAACGGCTTCCACTTGGATGCCAAGTGGCACCGCCACCGGAGGCTCAGGGTGTCCCGTcggtgcctcctcgccctggcaccttggagggagagggcttttctattgagcggagtcccgctgggtgtggccccggcccgccgcgaaacaatcaccacggatgccagcctcacgggctggggtgctgtctggcagcacaggacggctcagggaagttggtctgtgcgcgacagggtcgatcacatcaatgtgctggagcttcgggcggtgtacttggcactcatgcacttcttgccatacctgagcggacggcatgtgctcatacggtcggacaacaccacGACCGTGTTTCAAATAAACCGTCAGGGCGGCGTCAGGTCCGCCCCTCTGTTGGAGACCTCCCAGCACcttctcaggtgggctgctccccgtctggccagtctacgggccacctatctgccgggggttcggaaccagctcgcggactctctctcccgtcggggtcctcctccgggagagtggcgcctccacccagaggtggtgcgcatgatttggagcagcttcggcacggaggaggtcgatctctttgcctccgaggactcaacccactgcccactttggtTTTCCCTGAGCGAGGCCACCAGCCCTCTGGGTCTGGATGCTCTGGCGCAGCCGTGGCCGGAGTGCCTTCTCTACGCCTTTCCGCCGCTCCCTCTGATATGGCTGAGGCTTCAGAGAGTTCTTCAGGAGGGGCACACGCTGTTGCTGATGGCCCCCTTCTGGCCGGCCCGGACGTGGTTCCCCCTGCTCCGTCAACTGTGCTCCGGCGAGCCGTGGCGTCTCCCCGACAGGGAGGACCTGTTGTCTCAACAGGGAGGTCGGGGTTGGCATCCCGACCCTCGGCGCCTTCGCGTATGTGTTTGGCCACTGAGGGGCCCCAACCGCTGCTGA